Proteins from one Bactrocera neohumeralis isolate Rockhampton chromosome 3, APGP_CSIRO_Bneo_wtdbg2-racon-allhic-juicebox.fasta_v2, whole genome shotgun sequence genomic window:
- the LOC126753336 gene encoding C-type lectin 37Db-like: protein MKHVVIFSAILFALTHCVSADTKGNGLPSQDIASPSKGRLAPVEGERFILSLTSMNWFAAYGFCNQQNTTLLSLELGNTDNKKTQFKAFINLYHLQDHSYWIYGNRLEDDVTFRWGLGSLPISYTDWSSGQPDNFGGQQRCIKLFTNLLWDDEDCFAKYYAVCQKY, encoded by the exons ATGAAGCACGTAGTCATCTTTAGCGCGATTCTGTTTGCTTTGACACATTGTGTCAGTGCTGACACGAAAGGCAATGGTTTACCCTCACAGGATATCGCGAGTCCCAGCAAGGGAAGAC TTGCTCCAGTCGAAGGTGAACGTTTTATACTCAGCCTGACGAGT ATGAACTGGTTTGCTGCCTATGGTTTTTGTAATCAGCAAAACACCACACTTCTATCACTGGAATTAGGAAACACAGACAACAAAAAGACACAGTTTAAAGCTTTTATCAACTTATACC ATCTCCAAGATCATTCGTACTGGATATACGGTAATCGGCTAGAAGACGATGTAACCTTCCGTTGGGGTTTAGGTAGTCTACCAATTTCTTATACCGATTGGTCTTCCGGCCAGCCAGATAACTTTGGTGGACAACAACGctgcataaaattatttacgaatCTCCTGTGGGACGACGAAGACTGCTTTGCTAAATATTACGCTGTTTGTCAAAAGTATTAA